In the Paenibacillus pabuli genome, one interval contains:
- a CDS encoding ROK family protein, with the protein MRIGAIEAGGTKFVCGIGNEQGQMEDWCSFPTDHPETTLAKVSDYFRDKGVAAIGIGSFGPIDLQPDSPTYGYITTTPKPGWHNCNVVGSLKRAFPVPFGWDTDVNAAALGEVTWGAAQGLDNCVYYTIGTGVGIGLIAGGKRVHGLLHPEGGHIRTRRHPKDQFAGLCKYHGDCLEGLAAGPAIEARWQSPGSELPKDHQAWEMESFYIAESITTSILLHSPQKVILGGGVMQQTHLFPMIQERVVQNLKGYVNAPELLHHIDQYIVPPGLGQHAGLYGALALGIEAFQQVTTESSLSS; encoded by the coding sequence ATGCGTATAGGTGCCATCGAAGCAGGCGGAACAAAATTTGTATGTGGAATAGGCAATGAACAAGGACAGATGGAAGACTGGTGCAGTTTTCCGACAGATCATCCCGAGACCACACTTGCCAAGGTTAGTGACTATTTCAGGGATAAGGGAGTGGCTGCTATCGGCATTGGCTCTTTTGGTCCGATCGATCTGCAACCGGATAGCCCCACTTACGGTTACATTACCACAACCCCTAAGCCGGGGTGGCACAACTGCAATGTAGTTGGAAGCTTGAAGCGTGCATTCCCGGTTCCCTTCGGATGGGATACGGATGTAAATGCGGCAGCACTGGGCGAAGTCACCTGGGGAGCTGCGCAGGGATTGGACAACTGCGTGTATTACACGATTGGCACAGGTGTGGGCATTGGGCTGATCGCCGGAGGGAAAAGGGTGCACGGATTGCTGCATCCAGAGGGCGGGCACATCCGGACAAGGCGGCATCCGAAGGATCAATTTGCCGGATTATGCAAGTATCATGGGGACTGCCTGGAGGGGCTTGCCGCAGGTCCAGCGATCGAAGCCCGCTGGCAGAGTCCCGGCAGCGAGCTGCCGAAAGACCACCAGGCGTGGGAGATGGAATCCTTTTACATTGCCGAATCCATTACAACGTCCATCCTGCTGCATTCGCCGCAGAAGGTCATCTTGGGCGGTGGAGTCATGCAGCAAACGCATCTGTTTCCCATGATTCAGGAACGGGTTGTGCAAAATCTCAAAGGTTATGTGAATGCGCCTGAGTTGCTGCACCATATCGACCAATATATAGTTCCACCCGGGTTGGGACAACACGCAGGTTTATACGGTGCGCTTGCCTTGGGCATCGAAGCATTTCAACAAGTAACGACTGAATCATCGTTATCATCATAA
- a CDS encoding glycoside hydrolase family 32 protein, producing MSIISTTDYRGAYHFSPKEKWMNDPNGMVFFKGEYHLFYQHHPFGTTWGPMHWGHAVTKDLFTWEELPVAMAPDEHGMIFSGSAVVDWNNTSGFFDEEPGLVAIFTHHLEVPNGQPIQRQSIAYSKDNGRTWNKYEGNPVLEHESFVDFRDPKVFWHEQTKEWVMIIACGQTICLYRSPNLKEWTLGSEFGEGIGSHDGVWECPDLFPLAVDGDNGHEKWVMLVSIGADPAFKEGSRTQYFIGDFDGSTFVPDEASRTVRWFDHGRDNYAGVSWSDIPAEDGRRLFMGWMSNWMYANQTPTEGYRGAMTIARELTLETMNGKITLVQRPARELEQARKPILTLQNVSVEEARNHLNTLQLVSYEVDATWASDQSVQFTLRSSASHQTVVGIDANQREVYVDRSRSGIVDFHEHFLGRHTASTQAVNGVQRLRIYVDSSSVEVFANDGQAVITDLIYPDAEAKRISVDADQDDRIFSSLHIYELSPVKVKVNED from the coding sequence ATGTCTATCATTTCAACAACTGATTACCGAGGTGCTTATCATTTCTCGCCGAAGGAGAAGTGGATGAATGATCCCAATGGGATGGTGTTTTTTAAAGGTGAGTATCACCTGTTCTATCAGCATCATCCATTTGGTACCACATGGGGACCGATGCATTGGGGGCACGCTGTGACCAAGGATCTCTTTACTTGGGAAGAGCTTCCTGTGGCTATGGCGCCGGATGAACATGGCATGATCTTTTCGGGCAGTGCTGTGGTGGATTGGAATAATACTTCCGGTTTCTTTGATGAGGAGCCAGGGCTGGTGGCCATTTTCACTCATCACCTGGAAGTGCCGAACGGTCAACCGATTCAGCGGCAGAGCATTGCGTATAGCAAGGACAATGGACGTACATGGAACAAATATGAGGGGAATCCGGTATTGGAGCATGAGTCTTTCGTCGATTTCCGTGATCCCAAGGTGTTCTGGCATGAGCAGACCAAGGAATGGGTGATGATCATTGCCTGTGGTCAGACGATATGCCTGTATCGTTCTCCCAATCTGAAGGAATGGACTCTCGGCAGTGAATTCGGCGAGGGTATTGGTTCACATGACGGCGTATGGGAGTGTCCAGACCTGTTTCCGCTGGCGGTGGATGGGGACAATGGGCATGAAAAATGGGTCATGCTTGTCAGCATTGGTGCTGATCCAGCCTTCAAGGAAGGGTCCAGAACGCAGTACTTTATCGGAGATTTTGATGGGTCGACGTTTGTTCCGGATGAAGCTTCCCGCACTGTTCGCTGGTTTGACCACGGCCGGGACAACTACGCAGGAGTCAGTTGGTCCGACATTCCGGCAGAAGACGGCAGACGCCTGTTTATGGGCTGGATGAGCAACTGGATGTATGCCAACCAAACACCAACAGAAGGTTATCGCGGCGCGATGACTATTGCCCGGGAGCTTACTTTGGAAACGATGAACGGAAAAATCACATTGGTACAGCGTCCTGCACGTGAGCTGGAGCAAGCCCGAAAACCAATATTGACCTTGCAGAACGTTTCTGTCGAAGAGGCAAGGAATCATCTTAACACGCTGCAACTGGTGAGCTATGAAGTAGATGCGACATGGGCTTCGGATCAATCCGTTCAATTTACTTTGAGAAGCAGCGCGAGTCATCAAACAGTCGTTGGTATAGACGCGAATCAGCGAGAGGTGTACGTCGATCGCAGTCGATCAGGCATCGTTGATTTCCATGAGCATTTCCTGGGACGTCATACAGCAAGTACACAGGCAGTGAATGGGGTTCAACGCTTGCGTATCTATGTAGATTCTTCTTCGGTTGAGGTATTTGCCAATGATGGTCAGGCGGTTATTACCGATCTGATCTATCCGGATGCAGAGGCGAAGCGAATCTCGGTGGATGCTGATCAAGACGACCGGATCTTCTCATCTCTTCATATCTACGAATTGTCTCCTGTAAAGGTGAAGGTCAATGAGGATTGA
- a CDS encoding ABC transporter substrate-binding protein, whose product MKKVKKSKRATAVSLSMLSVALLLSACGGGGGGAASEAQSPDGKVTLNFITQSSPLAPADPNEKLIHKRLEEKTNVHINWKNYTSDVFAEKRNLAVASGELPDAIFDAGYGDYDLLKLAKDGAIIPLEDLIEQYMPNLQKVLEEAPEYKSMITAPDGHIYSFPWIEELGSGKQRIQAVDNLPWINVEWLNNLGLKMPTTTEELKEVLVAFKTQDPNGNGKADEIPLSFINKPGGEDLTFLFAAFGLGENWDHTVVTNDGKVVFTAADEGYKEAVKYIHELVQEGLVDVEAYQQDWNTYLAKGKDNKYGMYFTWDKANITGMNDTYDVLPPLAGPDRERNVTRTNGIGLDRGRMVITSSNKNLESTAKWVDQLYDPLQSIQNNWGTYGDETQQNIFEFDEAKGMLKHLPLEGAAPVELRQKTSIAGPLAILDSYYDKYTTKPEDAAWRMELLDRVMVPHMKADNVYPSVFFSIDELDRLSTIETDLFAYVLRMRTEWYQNGKIEQEWDAYLKELDRLGLQEWLQIKQAGYDRNTQ is encoded by the coding sequence ATGAAAAAAGTGAAAAAGTCCAAAAGAGCTACCGCCGTATCCCTTTCCATGTTGTCTGTTGCACTTTTGCTCTCGGCCTGCGGTGGGGGAGGGGGCGGCGCAGCTAGTGAAGCCCAGTCCCCCGATGGGAAAGTGACATTGAATTTTATAACGCAGAGCTCCCCGCTGGCTCCGGCCGATCCGAACGAGAAACTGATTCACAAGAGACTCGAGGAAAAGACCAATGTGCATATCAACTGGAAGAACTACACAAGTGATGTATTTGCCGAGAAAAGAAATTTGGCGGTGGCCAGCGGGGAGCTGCCCGATGCCATTTTTGACGCTGGTTACGGAGATTATGATCTCCTGAAACTGGCCAAGGACGGAGCCATCATTCCACTCGAAGACTTGATCGAACAATACATGCCCAATTTGCAAAAGGTGCTGGAGGAAGCGCCAGAATACAAGAGCATGATCACGGCTCCGGATGGTCATATTTACTCTTTCCCATGGATTGAGGAGCTGGGAAGTGGTAAGCAGCGGATACAGGCGGTGGATAATCTGCCCTGGATCAATGTGGAATGGCTGAACAACCTTGGGCTGAAGATGCCGACGACTACCGAGGAATTGAAGGAAGTGCTGGTCGCGTTCAAAACGCAAGATCCAAATGGAAATGGAAAAGCGGACGAAATCCCGTTGTCGTTCATCAACAAGCCGGGCGGCGAAGATCTGACTTTCCTTTTTGCCGCATTTGGACTTGGGGAGAACTGGGACCATACCGTGGTAACGAACGATGGAAAGGTCGTCTTTACGGCAGCGGATGAAGGTTACAAGGAAGCGGTGAAATATATTCACGAACTTGTCCAGGAAGGTCTCGTGGATGTGGAAGCCTATCAACAGGATTGGAATACGTATCTGGCCAAGGGAAAGGACAATAAGTATGGCATGTATTTCACCTGGGATAAGGCCAACATTACGGGAATGAATGATACGTATGATGTGTTGCCTCCGCTTGCTGGTCCTGATAGAGAGCGTAATGTCACAAGAACCAACGGGATCGGACTCGACAGAGGACGTATGGTCATCACAAGCAGCAATAAAAATCTGGAATCCACAGCGAAGTGGGTGGACCAGCTGTACGATCCGCTTCAATCCATCCAAAACAACTGGGGAACCTACGGGGATGAAACGCAGCAGAATATTTTTGAGTTCGATGAAGCCAAAGGTATGCTGAAGCATCTGCCGTTGGAAGGGGCAGCACCTGTCGAACTTAGACAAAAAACGAGCATTGCCGGACCGCTGGCGATTCTCGACAGTTACTACGACAAATACACGACCAAACCGGAAGATGCTGCATGGCGCATGGAGCTGCTTGACCGGGTTATGGTTCCGCATATGAAGGCGGATAACGTATATCCAAGTGTGTTTTTCTCCATCGATGAGCTTGACCGCCTATCTACCATCGAGACCGACCTGTTTGCCTATGTACTGCGCATGCGCACGGAATGGTACCAAAACGGGAAAATCGAGCAGGAGTGGGATGCCTATTTGAAAGAATTGGATCGTCTTGGATTGCAGGAATGGCTTCAAATTAAACAAGCGGGATATGACCGCAATACCCAATAA
- a CDS encoding carbohydrate ABC transporter permease: MTIKPTGLDRVILALNAIFLTCAVLVVVVPLIYIVIASFMDPTVLLNQGLSFNVSDWSLDGYQMILSNPAMIRGFSNAVLYSVSFAFVTVAVSICAGYALSEERLAGRGFFMIVFIITMFFGGGLIPTYLLVRNLGMLDTIWAIIIPGAVNVWNIILSRTFFKGVPRELKEAANVDGASDMKIFFQIVIPLSKPIIFVLALYAFVGQWNSYFDAMIYLDNPNLHPLQLVLRSILIQNQAAPGMISDQLAMAELKRLSEMIKYSAIVISSLPLIIMYPFFQKYFEKGVMVGSLK; this comes from the coding sequence ATGACGATCAAACCGACAGGGCTGGATCGTGTGATCCTCGCGCTAAATGCTATTTTTCTCACCTGTGCAGTATTGGTTGTGGTTGTTCCTCTAATTTACATTGTCATCGCTTCATTTATGGATCCAACGGTACTGCTTAACCAGGGACTGTCCTTCAATGTATCGGACTGGAGTCTGGATGGTTATCAGATGATTCTGTCCAATCCGGCCATGATTCGAGGCTTCTCGAATGCGGTGTTATACTCTGTTTCGTTTGCCTTCGTGACCGTGGCAGTTTCGATCTGTGCGGGATATGCATTATCAGAGGAAAGGCTGGCGGGAAGAGGATTTTTCATGATTGTGTTTATCATTACGATGTTCTTCGGTGGCGGCTTGATTCCCACCTATCTGCTTGTGCGCAATCTCGGCATGCTGGATACCATATGGGCCATCATTATTCCGGGAGCGGTTAACGTTTGGAACATCATTCTCTCCAGAACGTTTTTCAAAGGCGTGCCCAGGGAACTCAAAGAAGCTGCGAACGTGGATGGTGCTTCCGATATGAAGATTTTCTTTCAAATCGTCATTCCGTTGTCCAAACCCATCATTTTTGTCCTCGCGTTGTACGCATTCGTAGGGCAGTGGAATTCTTATTTTGATGCCATGATTTATTTGGATAACCCCAACCTTCATCCGCTACAGCTCGTTCTGCGTTCCATTCTGATCCAGAACCAGGCTGCACCGGGCATGATCAGTGATCAGCTTGCCATGGCGGAGCTCAAACGTCTTTCCGAGATGATTAAGTATTCCGCCATTGTCATTTCAAGTCTGCCATTGATTATCATGTATCCGTTTTTTCAGAAGTATTTCGAGAAAGGTGTCATGGTAGGTTCACTTAAATAG
- a CDS encoding ABC transporter permease has protein sequence MGKGLKERSSILHPLQQIKKNYFLYVLLAPALILTLIFKYIPMYGAIIAFKDFSPIKGIMGSEWVGLKHFEKFLASPNFDVIFMNTLKLSFFGLIFSFPVPILLALMLNQVRQAGVKKNIQLFLYAPNFISVVVVVGMLFIFLSPTGPINQLTTWITGQPIMFMSEPEYFRWIYILSDIWTGAGWASIIYVAALANVDPELHNAANLDGANLLQRIRHIDLPTIRPIMAIVFILAAGGIMSIGFEKAYLMQTSMNLPSSEIIATYVYKVGLQSGDYAYSAAVGLFNSIINVILLVTVNLIVKKLNEGEGLY, from the coding sequence ATGGGGAAGGGCCTCAAAGAGAGGAGCTCCATTCTTCATCCACTGCAGCAAATCAAAAAGAATTACTTTTTGTATGTACTGCTTGCGCCAGCTCTGATCCTGACTCTGATCTTCAAATACATTCCGATGTATGGAGCCATAATTGCATTCAAGGATTTTAGTCCAATCAAAGGGATTATGGGGAGTGAATGGGTAGGGCTGAAGCATTTCGAGAAATTTTTGGCTTCACCCAATTTCGATGTCATTTTCATGAATACGCTTAAACTTAGCTTTTTTGGGCTGATATTCAGCTTCCCGGTGCCCATTCTGCTGGCACTCATGCTGAATCAGGTGCGCCAAGCCGGAGTGAAGAAGAATATTCAATTGTTTCTGTATGCGCCCAATTTCATATCCGTTGTCGTCGTTGTCGGCATGTTATTCATTTTCTTATCGCCGACGGGTCCAATTAACCAATTGACCACATGGATTACGGGTCAGCCGATCATGTTTATGTCCGAACCCGAATATTTCCGCTGGATCTACATTTTATCTGATATTTGGACTGGAGCAGGCTGGGCTTCGATCATATATGTTGCGGCTCTGGCTAATGTCGATCCAGAGCTTCACAATGCAGCCAATCTGGATGGAGCCAATCTTCTTCAGCGTATCCGCCACATCGATCTTCCCACCATTCGTCCGATTATGGCGATTGTGTTTATCCTTGCTGCTGGCGGAATTATGTCCATCGGATTCGAAAAGGCATATCTGATGCAAACATCTATGAACCTGCCATCATCCGAAATTATTGCAACCTATGTTTACAAGGTCGGATTGCAGTCCGGTGATTACGCCTATTCTGCGGCAGTAGGTTTGTTTAACTCCATCATTAATGTAATCCTGCTCGTTACCGTGAATCTGATTGTGAAGAAATTAAACGAAGGCGAAGGCCTTTACTAG
- a CDS encoding LacI family DNA-binding transcriptional regulator → MAKEKVTIQDIADALGISRNTASKALNDSGNIPEETRNRVIKKAIELKYKQFAYMESEHVLNKTPGNIALLTENLPNTSHFGSLLISGLEKRISAEGYNLSIHIVREVDQDALALPNNFDIAKVDGIICIELFDLEYTRLITELGIPTIFIDCASNICYPDFHADLLLMENEHSTYQLTKKLIDSGYKSIGFAGDYNHCKSFNERWIGYHRAMLESGLQVDLSHCITDNDKLFFSKPGWMRERVAALESYPTAYVCANDFIAVELIRAFKSREVTVPQDIVVCGFDNAPESRIIEPPLTTVHIYSNEMGVKAAEMLLSRIDNPEQPYQVSHIVTTPIIRESTPGIMPAEPTLVK, encoded by the coding sequence ATGGCAAAAGAGAAAGTTACGATACAGGATATCGCGGATGCATTAGGCATCTCCAGAAATACAGCTTCCAAAGCCCTAAATGATAGCGGAAACATTCCAGAAGAGACACGGAATCGGGTAATTAAAAAAGCCATTGAGTTAAAATATAAACAATTTGCTTATATGGAAAGTGAGCATGTCCTTAACAAAACGCCGGGCAATATCGCCCTGTTAACAGAGAACCTGCCGAATACGTCTCATTTTGGATCGCTGTTAATTAGCGGTTTGGAGAAACGTATCAGTGCCGAGGGCTATAATCTCTCGATCCATATCGTTCGTGAAGTTGACCAGGACGCCCTTGCGCTTCCAAACAATTTTGATATTGCAAAAGTGGACGGAATTATCTGCATCGAGTTATTCGACCTGGAATATACCCGCCTCATCACAGAGCTTGGGATCCCCACGATCTTTATCGATTGTGCATCCAACATCTGTTATCCGGATTTTCATGCCGATCTGCTGCTTATGGAGAATGAACATAGCACCTACCAGTTAACCAAAAAGTTAATTGATAGCGGCTACAAAAGTATCGGATTCGCTGGGGATTACAATCACTGTAAAAGCTTCAATGAACGATGGATTGGATATCATCGCGCAATGTTGGAATCGGGGTTACAGGTCGATCTATCCCACTGCATTACAGACAATGATAAGCTGTTCTTCTCCAAACCTGGTTGGATGAGAGAGCGGGTAGCCGCGCTGGAGTCGTATCCTACCGCATATGTATGTGCCAATGACTTTATTGCGGTCGAGCTAATCAGGGCTTTTAAATCAAGAGAGGTGACGGTGCCGCAGGATATTGTGGTATGTGGATTCGATAACGCGCCTGAATCAAGAATTATTGAGCCTCCGTTAACGACGGTTCATATTTACAGCAATGAGATGGGGGTTAAGGCTGCCGAAATGCTGTTATCCCGAATCGACAACCCCGAACAACCTTATCAGGTCTCGCATATTGTGACTACACCCATTATCAGGGAGTCGACACCTGGAATTATGCCGGCTGAGCCGACTCTAGTAAAATAA
- a CDS encoding DUF1569 domain-containing protein yields the protein MNTIFDLSAAKEILGRIDQLNQDVQPGWGRMDAAQMLAHCSSFQDIATGKSRSSRSLLGILIGKFVKPIFYNDKPLPHNMSTIQSIMIVDQRDFEVEKEKLKQNIITLQREGPGNDAIPHPFFGMLTSEQWGRGIYKHLDHHLKQFGV from the coding sequence GTGAATACTATTTTTGATCTATCGGCTGCAAAAGAAATTTTAGGACGCATCGATCAATTAAACCAAGATGTTCAACCTGGGTGGGGGCGCATGGATGCTGCTCAAATGCTAGCTCATTGTTCCTCTTTCCAAGACATAGCAACGGGAAAATCTCGATCCTCAAGAAGCCTGCTAGGCATACTGATTGGAAAGTTTGTAAAGCCCATTTTTTATAACGACAAACCACTTCCTCACAATATGTCCACGATTCAAAGCATAATGATCGTAGATCAAAGGGATTTTGAAGTAGAAAAAGAAAAGCTAAAACAAAATATCATAACGTTACAACGTGAAGGGCCCGGAAATGATGCCATTCCGCATCCTTTTTTTGGAATGCTTACTTCCGAGCAATGGGGTAGAGGAATATACAAGCACTTGGACCATCATCTAAAGCAATTTGGCGTTTGA
- a CDS encoding MFS transporter, giving the protein MKNKGIIYVLALAVFLIGTIEYIITGVIEMLALDLGVSTSEAGLLVTVFALAAAIVSPMLITLTINADRKKLLMTTLGVFIVSNGIMFADLAYETLLWIRVIQGASGGMATVLAMAVATRLVEKEKRGNAIGIILMGLSSALVLGVPIGTFFSEMFGWRILFILIGILSVLPLLVIYKKVPAIKEEEKVTFSMQLSILKNPTTLIALVITLFYVGGYATLFTYITPFLQETSSLTMTEITGVLFLAGICSFVGSRVGGQLADAKGSKFTILLGLILQGVTLLLFALAGVHLLAFILILMIFMLSTWSISPAQQLYLVTLAPRNPDIALSVNTSFIQFGFALGSALGGLVIRSTSVLYLNWLGLAAVGIALLLAILLFNKMSSSRTKAPMVTK; this is encoded by the coding sequence ATGAAAAATAAAGGGATCATCTATGTCTTGGCCCTGGCCGTTTTCTTGATTGGAACCATTGAATATATTATTACAGGAGTTATTGAAATGCTCGCTTTGGACTTGGGAGTATCTACTTCCGAAGCCGGGTTACTAGTCACAGTGTTTGCTCTCGCTGCGGCCATTGTCTCTCCGATGTTGATCACACTTACGATCAATGCAGATCGCAAGAAACTACTAATGACAACCCTCGGTGTGTTTATTGTAAGCAACGGTATCATGTTTGCAGATCTTGCTTATGAGACATTGCTATGGATACGTGTCATACAAGGTGCTAGTGGAGGAATGGCTACCGTCTTAGCCATGGCCGTAGCAACCCGACTGGTTGAAAAAGAAAAAAGGGGCAATGCCATCGGGATCATTTTGATGGGACTGAGCAGTGCGCTAGTGCTCGGTGTTCCCATAGGTACTTTTTTTAGTGAGATGTTTGGCTGGAGAATTCTATTTATTCTCATTGGTATATTAAGTGTTCTCCCATTACTAGTCATCTATAAAAAGGTTCCGGCAATCAAAGAAGAAGAAAAGGTTACCTTTAGCATGCAGCTCTCTATTCTGAAAAACCCGACTACTCTGATAGCTTTGGTCATTACATTATTTTATGTTGGTGGCTATGCTACACTGTTTACTTATATTACGCCTTTCTTGCAAGAGACATCTTCTCTTACCATGACTGAGATTACCGGTGTACTGTTTTTGGCAGGCATTTGCAGTTTTGTAGGATCAAGAGTGGGGGGTCAATTGGCAGATGCAAAGGGTTCGAAATTCACCATTCTTCTCGGGCTTATATTACAGGGGGTTACGCTTCTTTTGTTCGCGCTAGCGGGTGTCCACCTCTTGGCATTCATTTTGATTTTAATGATTTTTATGCTATCCACGTGGAGCATCTCCCCGGCCCAGCAGCTATATCTAGTTACGCTAGCACCTCGAAATCCGGACATTGCCCTTAGCGTAAATACGTCTTTCATTCAATTTGGCTTTGCTCTGGGATCTGCTTTAGGCGGTCTCGTCATCCGGAGTACATCTGTCCTTTATCTGAACTGGTTGGGTTTGGCTGCAGTGGGTATAGCTTTACTTCTGGCCATCTTACTGTTTAATAAAATGAGCAGTAGTCGAACTAAAGCTCCTATGGTTACTAAATAA
- a CDS encoding MerR family transcriptional regulator, giving the protein MFKISAFSRLSKVSLKTLRYYDQIGILKPRKVDHHTGYRYYSADQLLELNRILMYKELGFTLPQITQLLQEDITLENIQGMFKLKRSEIQQMIDTEQAKLVRIEERMQLIEREGQFETGQEIRIKAEGAQTFLFQKAYGREEDIPALFRQLDLLLTTEIRQQIQGPQVVLWKDIDGKEDEFEFEVGYFLTCELQSSPEPFQLRILPPEPMMATMAFHSDSKFDGAACVHLAQWIEKNNYQIKENESGRELYVPLSPEGDAQFIEIQIPIQKDN; this is encoded by the coding sequence TTGTTCAAAATCAGTGCGTTTTCCAGGTTAAGCAAGGTTTCTCTAAAAACACTGCGTTACTACGACCAGATCGGCATACTTAAGCCGAGAAAAGTAGATCACCATACGGGATATCGTTACTATTCCGCAGATCAGCTTCTGGAGCTCAACCGAATTTTAATGTATAAGGAGTTGGGGTTTACATTACCCCAAATTACACAGCTGCTCCAGGAAGATATTACACTCGAGAACATTCAAGGCATGTTTAAGCTGAAAAGAAGTGAAATCCAGCAAATGATCGATACGGAACAAGCCAAACTTGTCAGGATTGAAGAGCGTATGCAGCTTATCGAAAGGGAGGGGCAGTTCGAAACAGGCCAAGAAATCAGAATTAAAGCAGAAGGTGCTCAAACGTTTCTTTTTCAAAAAGCATATGGAAGAGAAGAAGACATTCCAGCGTTATTTCGTCAATTGGATCTGTTACTAACAACCGAAATTCGGCAGCAGATCCAAGGACCTCAGGTTGTGTTGTGGAAAGACATCGACGGAAAAGAGGATGAGTTCGAGTTTGAAGTGGGATATTTTTTAACCTGTGAGCTGCAATCCTCTCCAGAGCCATTTCAGCTGCGAATTCTTCCTCCTGAACCGATGATGGCCACAATGGCTTTTCACTCCGATTCAAAATTTGACGGTGCGGCTTGTGTCCATTTAGCGCAATGGATTGAGAAAAATAACTATCAGATCAAGGAAAACGAATCGGGTAGGGAACTGTATGTACCTTTATCTCCAGAAGGAGATGCACAATTCATTGAAATACAAATTCCAATACAAAAAGATAACTGA
- a CDS encoding class I SAM-dependent methyltransferase gives MIPLVYDQINLWGKDDEFFLALLKRLKVESIADLGCGTGRWTTHLAQYGYTITAIDPHEEAIKLARSKDDSGNVKWIVGDSSNLQTNTYDAVIMTANVAQVFLTDDSWKQVISDVFRSLKVGGHFIFDTRNPLVKVWEEWEKDMSPDVAKDRLSGDPLEIYTEYEGFEQDVYTFYETVKNTKTNEVLVHEKMQIRFRNQGELDESLKQAGFSKIETYGDWEFKYANSESRSFIFHCVK, from the coding sequence ATGATTCCATTAGTATATGACCAGATTAACCTTTGGGGAAAAGATGATGAATTTTTCCTTGCATTGCTAAAGAGATTGAAAGTGGAGTCTATAGCTGACTTAGGCTGTGGAACAGGAAGGTGGACTACACATCTTGCTCAATACGGATATACAATCACAGCTATTGATCCCCATGAAGAAGCGATTAAACTGGCGAGAAGTAAGGATGATTCAGGCAATGTGAAGTGGATTGTAGGAGACAGCTCCAATTTACAAACCAATACGTATGACGCGGTTATTATGACAGCCAATGTTGCACAGGTATTTCTTACAGATGATAGTTGGAAACAAGTGATCTCAGACGTATTTCGCTCCCTAAAAGTTGGCGGTCACTTTATTTTTGATACAAGAAATCCTCTGGTAAAAGTTTGGGAAGAGTGGGAAAAGGATATGAGTCCTGATGTAGCCAAAGACAGGTTAAGTGGAGACCCTCTTGAAATCTATACAGAATATGAGGGGTTTGAGCAAGATGTTTATACTTTCTATGAAACTGTGAAAAATACAAAAACAAACGAAGTCCTCGTTCATGAAAAAATGCAGATACGATTTCGAAATCAAGGAGAATTGGATGAGTCACTGAAACAAGCAGGTTTTTCGAAAATTGAAACATATGGGGATTGGGAATTTAAATACGCAAATTCTGAAAGTCGATCTTTTATTTTTCATTGTGTAAAATAG
- a CDS encoding GNAT family N-acetyltransferase gives MHNVELEHANKGLLIQDNGDIAAVMTYVISSPELYIIDHTLVENAYRGQGLGDKLLKAMVEYARENGIKILPLCPFAKGRFDRIPEYADILN, from the coding sequence ATGCATAATGTAGAACTTGAACATGCTAATAAAGGACTTCTTATTCAAGATAATGGCGACATTGCTGCGGTAATGACGTATGTAATCTCAAGTCCGGAACTGTACATTATTGATCACACTTTGGTTGAAAATGCTTACCGGGGACAAGGGCTTGGCGACAAGCTGCTCAAAGCTATGGTGGAATACGCGCGGGAAAACGGTATTAAGATTTTACCTTTGTGCCCGTTTGCTAAGGGTCGTTTCGACCGCATCCCTGAATACGCGGATATTCTCAATTAA